The stretch of DNA TCTGACATTTATGTACCCCATGTGCAGTAATTAAAAAGTATTTTTGCTTGGCATATTCATGAAGAAAACAGATGCTTCCATTTCCGTAGTTGCTAGTAAATTTCTTTTGCCATGAACGACATTGACAAATTTATTGTTTACAAGGTAATTCATGATAAAAACCTAATTCTACTGTCTTGGAATAATCACTTTACGAGATCTTAAAAAGCAGCAGTTTGATAGTCACAGAGATGATATTGGTGTTTTTAGTATGTTGATAAAGGGCAATTGAAGTAAAACTGTATCAACCAAAAAACCAGTATGCGTTAAGCAAAAGCAATGTTTCCATttcttaaaagttatacatggacATGAAATTcacaaaaagaaaacaataaaaaaagaaaaaaggaagtgTCAAGCACCTTTAGTTTTATTGCATGCGAGTCAAATTACAACAGCAAGTATTACGAATAAGAAACTGGTAATCTTTAAGAGCCTCATTTAAGactaaataaaacaaaaaagttaAGAAATGAAGTTTACTTATGAGCTTCACCAGGGTTACACTTAGTGAGCCTTCCAATTTAGGTTTTAGCTCTAATTATTCTATCATACGAACAAGCATAGGCAGCTTACCAAGGACCCACCACTGCCATCTTGGTCATTGACATAGATTGTATCATTTGTTATCATGGTAGCTTTTGCTGATCCACTCTTTTTTTCCTCCCTCACTTTGTTAAATATGCCAGTGAAACCATCAGCTGATGAAGGATTACTTTCATCCCACTCACCAAACTTTGGCACAGATGACCCTTTATCAGGCTGTCAGGAAACAATACCACAGCTTTTCTGTACATGATTGCATGCAGGTCTTTTATACAAAAAAAACTGATTATTAGAAGAAAAGACTCACAGTTTCATCACCTCGACCACCGGTCCTCGGTCTCGATCTACCTGCAACATTTGAAGCAAGTGCATGGCTACTCACTGATGAACCCTTGGAAGATACACCACCTCTAGTTGCAGCTTTCACATGATAATGGGGGTGAAGTGGAGAGCGCTCCATGCTATTGTCAGATTCACCACTTGTTCTACCAGCCCTTCTATGTTCACTGGAATTTGGTT from Musa acuminata AAA Group cultivar baxijiao chromosome BXJ2-11, Cavendish_Baxijiao_AAA, whole genome shotgun sequence encodes:
- the LOC103970716 gene encoding RPM1-interacting protein 4; this translates as MAQHAQLPEAVSANLEAPNPKDEPHASREDDLRQPIESHLPHIAIAHKPTTESPLHRHGYQPNSSEHRRAGRTSGESDNSMERSPLHPHYHVKAATRGGVSSKGSSVSSHALASNVAGRSRPRTGGRGDETPDKGSSVPKFGEWDESNPSSADGFTGIFNKVREEKKSGSAKATMITNDTIYVNDQDGSGGSLSCCFGWCKK